The proteins below are encoded in one region of Prosthecobacter debontii:
- a CDS encoding transposase, translating to MAAKTVKPKPPYPTDVSDEEWQFCRPYLELMTEEAPQREHSLRDVFNAVRYVVRAGCPWRMLPHDLPPWAIVYQQWQRWIKAGCLEAMA from the coding sequence ATGGCAGCCAAGACCGTGAAACCCAAGCCTCCGTATCCCACCGATGTCAGCGATGAAGAGTGGCAGTTCTGCCGCCCTTACCTTGAACTCATGACGGAAGAGGCTCCGCAACGGGAGCACTCCTTGCGCGATGTGTTCAATGCCGTTCGTTATGTCGTCCGGGCTGGTTGCCCTTGGAGAATGCTGCCCCATGACCTGCCGCCTTGGGCCATTGTTTACCAGCAATGGCAGCGCTGGATCAAGGCTGGGTGCTTGGAGGCCATGGC